The genomic segment CCGGGCCACGGCGCTGCTCGCCGGCGCGGGCGTGCCCAGCCCGGCCAAGGTGCTCGTGGTGACCACGTTCAACCTCGACGAGTACGTCTACGAGGCCCTGCGTGCCGGGGCGAGCGGGTTCCTGCTCAAGGACGCGCCCCCGGCCCAGTTGCTGCACGGTATCCGGACCGTGGCGGCGGGTGCGGCGCTGCTGGCTCCCGAGGTGACGCGGCAGCTCGTGGGCCGGTACGCCTCCCGCATCCGGCCCGCCGACGGTGACGCGCCCGAAGTCTCCTTGACTCCCCGGGAACTGGAGGTGCTGCGTCTCGTCGCGGACGGCCGGTCCAACAGCGAGATCGCCGCGACACTGGTGATCAGCCCGGAGACCGTCAAGACCTTCGTCTCCCGCATCCTCGCCAAACTCGGCCTCCGCGACCGCGTCCAGGCCGTGGTCTACGCCTTCCGCCACGGCCTGGTCACCTGACTACAGGGACTCGGCGGCTTCCCCGACGACGCGCTTGATCTCCTGGACGGCGACCTCGGGCTCGTCGAGGTAGATGTAGTGCTCGCTGTTCGCCGCGGTGCTCAGGGTGCTGCTGCTGGAGACAGCCAGCCAC from the Amycolatopsis magusensis genome contains:
- a CDS encoding response regulator codes for the protein MTAPIRVLVCDDQMLVRTGLVTIIDAQPDLEVAGECGDGQAAVDLAARLRPDVVVMDVRMPVLDGIRATALLAGAGVPSPAKVLVVTTFNLDEYVYEALRAGASGFLLKDAPPAQLLHGIRTVAAGAALLAPEVTRQLVGRYASRIRPADGDAPEVSLTPRELEVLRLVADGRSNSEIAATLVISPETVKTFVSRILAKLGLRDRVQAVVYAFRHGLVT